One region of Phragmites australis chromosome 18, lpPhrAust1.1, whole genome shotgun sequence genomic DNA includes:
- the LOC133898535 gene encoding uncharacterized protein LOC133898535: MEGGQGSQSSGTESETEFRSRAWEPKDQGPAGSATAGARTDPTPEAGSKAAPQRPEGQSAPPKRRKAEPEPKPQGPSFKIPQSWPLKDPAGGQRQPEEPRLVPAPGSSALAGPEPRSPSCPEPRAATAPEQPAPPEPAPSIPRAERVAAVEVVVARVAPARQPSGTPSASTERARRGPSPRPPSSQAPKPLSDVLGSAQEVIEWLEVAVTAEQAELNKERAALVEERGRLEDVGKLLEARIASACATHEKSMRAVAEEREALEETRNEVVAAQEKASQAVGKYEKAVQFAQVDLARRNDEFERGRAEVLHQEEEVAVRETDVEITTTARDAREEQIARREAKAALASSAVTAREELAAREQAVAAWAEQLKRAQAEAPATRGIPASAADDVSLEDRLQIAKDELETVIAERTNVKLMMRDMLHQARKSVKAARLGHVNVGEQGLDKETMGHIALSFEDIARRLKALPEAVQELGVVEAEETAAREAVQDIAAEVAACFMREPTLEPSSSGSSDASSPPSKPAD; encoded by the exons ATGGAGGGTGGCCAGGGCAGCCAATCATCGGGCACGGAGTCTGAAACGGAGTTCAGGTCTAGGGCATGGGAGCCCAAGGACCAGGGCCCGGCCGGCAGCGCAACAGCTGGCGCTCGAACCGACCCGACGCCAGAGGCAGGCTCCAAAGCGGCCCCTCAAcggcccgagggccagagcgctccaccgaagaggaggaaggcggagccCGAaccgaagccgcagggccccAGCTTCAAAATCCCCCAGTCCTG gCCGCTCAAGGACCCAGCAGGAGGCCAGAGGCAGCCAGAGGAGCCGAGGCTAGTTCCCGCTCCTGGGTCGAGCGCGCTAGCAGGCCCGGAGCCGAGGTCGCCATCCTGCCCTGAGCCAAGGGCAGCGACCGCTCCCGAGCAGCCAGCGCCGcccgagcccgccccgagcattCCGAGGGCGGAACGAGTGGCCGCGGTGGAGGTGGTTGTGGCGAGGGTGGCGCCGGCGCGGCAGCCGTCGGGTACCCCGAGCGCCTCTACGGAGAGGGCTCGtaggggacccagcccccggcCACCATCAAGCCAAGCCCCGAAACCCCTCTCGGATGTGCTCGGAAGCGCCCAGGAGGTTATCGAGTGGCTTGAAGTGGCCGTGACGGCGGAGCAAGCCGAGCTCAACAAGGAGCGTGCCGCCCTCGTtgaagagagggggcggctagAAGATGTCGGCAAGCTTTTGGAGGCCCGTATCGCCTCAGCCTGCGCAACCCACGAGAAGTCAATGCGtgcggtggccgaggagcgggaggcgttGGAGGAGACGCGCAACGAGGTTGTCGCCGCGCAGGAGAAAGCCAGCC AGGCGGTCGGCAAGTACGAGAAGGCCGTGCAGTTTGCCCAGGTGGACTTAGCCCGCCGGAACGACGAGTTCGAGCGTGGCCGTGCCGAAGTCCTtcatcaggaggaggaggtcgcggtccgcgagaccgacgtcgagATAACGACGACGGCTcgggatgcccgggaggagcagattgCACGACGCGAGGCGAAGGCCGCCTTGGCATCGTCGGCCGTTactgcccgggaggagctggcCGCTCGAGAGCAGGCCGTCGCTGCCTGGGCCGAGCAGTTGAAGCGGGCGCAAGCCGAGGCCCCGGCCACCAGAGGCATCCCCGCCAGCGCAGCCGACGATGTCAGCCTCGAGGACCggctgcagatcgcgaaggatgagctcgagaccgtcattGCCGAGCggaccaacgtgaagctgatgatgcgagacatgcTTCATCAGGCGCGGAAGTCCGTGAAGGCAGCCAGGCTCGGGCACGTAAACGTGGGCGAGCAGGGGCTGGACAAAGAGACGATGGGCCACATCGCCCTCAGTTTCGAGGACATTGCCCGGCGCCTCAAGGCTCTTCCGGAGGCTGTGCAGGAGCTG ggagtggtcgaggccgaggaaacGGCCGCCCGAGAAGCCGTTCAGGACAttgccgctgaggtggcggcgtgcTTTATGCGGGAGCCGACGCTAGAACCGAGCAGCAGCGGAAGTAGCGATGCATCCTCGCCCCCGTCGAAGCCTGCAGATTAg